TACTTCCTGCAGGCCCAAAGCCTGCTGTACACCCCTGCGCAGTTCGGAGGGGGCAAGGACAAGGCCCTCCCTTTTGCCGAGAAGAGCGTGTCCTGCTATGCTGCGGCCACAGTGTCGCCTGCCTATGCTCCGCACTGGGGAGAGCAGCAAGCACGCCAACTCCTAATGCTTTGCAAGGCAGAAACTCAAGAGTGACTTCGCGGCTATCAATCTCCTGATCGAGAACCTCTATAACCTGCGATCTCGAAAACACGAACCGAAATCGTTCCGATTGTGGCACGTGTTTTCTGAGAAAATGGCGCGAGATTTTTTTCGTTGTGGCGCGTAAAATTTTTGCTTCCCGAACCAAAACAAAAAAATTCTCGCGCCACCTTTTTTCAGTACACGTCACTGCAGAAAAAAACTTTCCCGGCCGGAACGATCATTTCTTTTTATAGCCTGCTGTATTTTGTGCTTTTGGGATTACTCAGACTATGATATTTTTGCTCCTGATTGGATACATCCTGATTTTAGGGAGCACCGGAGATTTTCCTTATTTCGATTCATTGTAAATAAAGATGCTGTTGAAAAATTTTTCTCTCCTTCCTCGCAACCTCTTTGTACACAACTGAATCGAGTCTCTGTCTTGGGTGTTGATAACTCGGTCGCGCCTTGGTCGGCTTTCGTATAAGTGTCTGGAATGCAGTGGAATAGCGTTGTTTCCTTCGCTGTTTATATCTCAAGGTTATAACCATCTGAAAACAATATAG
This genomic stretch from Porphyromonas gingivalis ATCC 33277 harbors:
- a CDS encoding DUF1661 domain-containing protein codes for the protein MARKIFASRTKTKKFSRHLFSVHVTAEKNFPGRNDHFFL